Within the Maribacter sp. BPC-D8 genome, the region TTCGACTGCGCTCAGGATGACATTATGTTTACAAGAATGTCACTTCGAGTGGCTTTTAGTTGTAGACTAGGGGAAATCAAAAAGTTGTATCGAGAACCTTGGTACACAAAAGGGTTCTCGATACTAATTTCTCGTGCCTCGAAATTCACTCGAACTGACAAAACGTTAAATAAGAAAGCTAAGGCCATTGAGCGTAGCCGAAGTGAGCGTGTCCCAAACAAACAGATAGCTGCGCTCTGCTCGCTATGACGAATTCAAAACGTCTTTGCGAGGAGCTTTTCGCGACGTGGCAATCTGTTAGTTGTATGTTAGGAAGTAGATTTCAGTGATCAGTTACAGTAGGCAGTCTCAGTTTTCAGTTAACATGTCAGTCTGAGCGCAGTCGCAGACCCTTGCTAGTTAGAAAGTTATTGCGTGTTCCATTCCCTTCGACTGCGCTCAGGATGACATTTCCTTCACAAAAATGTCACTTCGAGTGGCTTTTTAGTTGCAGCATAGCGGAAACCAAAAAGTTGTATCGAGAACCTTTGGTATTGGGTAAAAATTCTACTTCTTCTATTTACATTTTCGCAGCAAACATCTTCGAGATCTTAGAACGCAATTTTCGTTCATAATCCTCTTCTAGCCATTCTTTATAATTCTTGGTATTGTTCATTATACAGTAAGAATATTGGCGTACACGATATTTGATTTCCTCTTTTAGTTTTTTGGCTAGAATACGGGCATCAAAAACATCTTCTGAATTCTCTACACATATTTTGGCGTGCTGCTGAATACTTCGTTCAAGAACCAATTTAGATTTTTCGCCGTTAGCGAAACTCTTTTTGTATTCTGCTTTTATATCAAAGTCTATCTCTGTAGATTTTGCAAATTCTGCACGAAGATCTGCCGGCATTTCATAAACAAATTCCCGTTCGATCTCTTCATCGTTTTTGATATTCTCTAAGTAGAAATCAGGAAAATGAAAGATTTCTTGCCAATCGATACCTGCATTCCACAATCCGAAACGGGCAACATTGTTCCCCATATCAATAACGTTGAATTCCTCTTTATGAGGCAGGTATCGAGAACCACGACCAATCATTTGAAAATAAAGTGTCAATGATCTTGTAGCACGGTTCAAAATAATAGTCTCTACACTAGGCTCATCGAAACCAGTAGTCAAAATACTTACCGATGTAAGAATAGCATCGGGCGTTTCTTTAAACCATTTTAGAATATCTTTTCGCTCTGTGGCGTTATTTTTATTATCAAGATGACGAATATTGTAACCAGCCTTTTTAAAAGTCTCACAAACATACCTAGACGTGTTAATACCATTATTGAATATTAACGTCTTCGTGCCTTTACCAATTTCATTATAGGCAGAAACTAGCTTGTTAAGCATGCTGTGATTACCATATAATTCATCAGAAGATTTAACTGTATAATCACCGCTAATACCAAGTTTTAGGGTCTGTAGGCTAACATCGTAATTATACATGTTTGCCTTTGCCAAGAACTTTTTCTGAATTAACGATTCAATAGACTCGCCCACAATCAACTTTTTATAGTTGTCTTTCATGGGTAGTTTAATATTAGAACTCAACGGAGTAGCCGTAACCCCAAGAATAACGGAGTTTTCAAAGAATTTAAAAAGCTTACGGAACGAATTGTAATGCGCTTCATCAATAATAACGAGTCCGATATTATTAATCTCGATCTTCTCTTCTTGCAAACGATTATTCAGTGTTTCGACCATGGCCACAAAACACATAAACTCATCTTGATCTTGCCACTCTTTTACTTCGCTATTTATGATTTTGTTCTTAACACCGAAACCGTTCAGCATTCTAGACGTCTGCTGACTTAATTCTATACGATGCGTAAGTACAATTACTTTTTTATTAGTTCTTGCAATGTAGCGTTTGGCAATTTCAGAGAATACCACCGTTTTACCACCACCGGTAGGCAATTGGTATAACAAATTAGAATTATCGCCATTCTCATCTAAATATTTAAAAATGGAATGTAGATCCTCCTCTTGATAATCGTACAGGGTCTTCTCAGTAATATCGTTATGTAGCTTCAAAAGGTTTGTAGGCGTTTATTTATGTTAATAATGCAAAAACCTTATAAAATTATGGGATTTTTATGGGTCTAGGAAATAAAAAACTTGAAAAAAACAATATTAATAGCCCTTGTCAGAATCTACTAAATTTTGCAATTTTTCTCCGGAACCTATCCTTTTATAGTTTTCTATTATCTGCGGAATTACAGAATTAGTATCGGAAACACTAGCGTAATGCGGAGTCATATGCACTTTTTTATGATCCCAAAAAGGATGGCTTTTGGGTAATGGCTCTGTATGGTATACATCTAAACAAGCCCCAGACAAATGATTTTCATCTAACAGCTCAATTAAATCATCATCTACCAAATGACCACCACGAGCAACATTAATAACGTATGCATTTTTAGGAAGTTGAGACATCAACGCTTTGTTTAGAATACCTTCGGTTGCGGGAGTTAGTGGTAATAAACACACTAAAACATCGGTAGTTTTTAAGAACTCTTTTTGTTCATCTGCACCAGAAAAGGTTGTTACGCCCTCAATATTCTTTTTACTCCTACTCCACCCTTGTACTTTGAATCCGAATTTGGTAAGGTCAGTAGCAGTTAGTGCACCCAATTCACCCAGCCCCAAAATACCAACGGTTACATCTTTAATTCTTAAGTACTCTTTCGGTTCCCATATATGGGCGACCTGGTCTAATTTATAAGCGTTTAAATTTTTAAGATGAGCAAGTATAACACTTAGAACATGTTCAGACATATCACCCGCTAAAAACGGATCTACAATACGTGTAATAGGAATATTTTTAGGACGGGTTTCATCTTCAAAAATATAATCTACCCCAGCACCGGCAGAAGCAATACATTTTAAATTAGGGTAATTGGCAAGTGTACCGGTAGGATGCTTCCAGATGACCGCCATGGTAATTTCATCTTTTGGGTGGTCTTCCAGATAGCTATATACCTTTAATGAGTTATCTGCCTTTTGCAAGGCATTCTTCCAAAGTTCAATTTTATTATCTTGTCTAATAACTACTATTGCCATATGCTAATCTATAATATCTAATGCTTTTGAGAACTCATCTTCAAATAGCCATTTTTGTTTTTGTGTTTCTGTATATATTTTTAAGATACGTTCTCTAAATTCAGGAAAGACACCCTG harbors:
- a CDS encoding DEAD/DEAH box helicase, which produces MKLHNDITEKTLYDYQEEDLHSIFKYLDENGDNSNLLYQLPTGGGKTVVFSEIAKRYIARTNKKVIVLTHRIELSQQTSRMLNGFGVKNKIINSEVKEWQDQDEFMCFVAMVETLNNRLQEEKIEINNIGLVIIDEAHYNSFRKLFKFFENSVILGVTATPLSSNIKLPMKDNYKKLIVGESIESLIQKKFLAKANMYNYDVSLQTLKLGISGDYTVKSSDELYGNHSMLNKLVSAYNEIGKGTKTLIFNNGINTSRYVCETFKKAGYNIRHLDNKNNATERKDILKWFKETPDAILTSVSILTTGFDEPSVETIILNRATRSLTLYFQMIGRGSRYLPHKEEFNVIDMGNNVARFGLWNAGIDWQEIFHFPDFYLENIKNDEEIEREFVYEMPADLRAEFAKSTEIDFDIKAEYKKSFANGEKSKLVLERSIQQHAKICVENSEDVFDARILAKKLKEEIKYRVRQYSYCIMNNTKNYKEWLEEDYERKLRSKISKMFAAKM
- a CDS encoding 2-hydroxyacid dehydrogenase produces the protein MAIVVIRQDNKIELWKNALQKADNSLKVYSYLEDHPKDEITMAVIWKHPTGTLANYPNLKCIASAGAGVDYIFEDETRPKNIPITRIVDPFLAGDMSEHVLSVILAHLKNLNAYKLDQVAHIWEPKEYLRIKDVTVGILGLGELGALTATDLTKFGFKVQGWSRSKKNIEGVTTFSGADEQKEFLKTTDVLVCLLPLTPATEGILNKALMSQLPKNAYVINVARGGHLVDDDLIELLDENHLSGACLDVYHTEPLPKSHPFWDHKKVHMTPHYASVSDTNSVIPQIIENYKRIGSGEKLQNLVDSDKGY